The DNA region CACACTTATGCCTGCTCTGCTGCATTTCTTActttcctcattggttttttgtcTATAGGCCAAAGGCTATTTCAAGGAATCAAGATCCTGGAAGACTGACAAGGTCTTTGATTCAAGTCAGACCAAGGACTTTTTAATGCTCATTTTTTCCTAAaatagttaaattttttttttccagttctatttGTGTCCCTAGCTGATTGCCCTTGTCACCAAGCAATTACAGAAGAATAAAATTCAGCCAAAAGACAACACTGACAGCAGTATTCTACCATTTTAtgtgaagaaataaaggaaatatttaacTTTGTTGAGATCTAGTCCTCTCTTCAAAGGGagagggttatttttttttccctttcagcatCCCAATTTTGATTGATCTATAGATAGAAAATTAGGGTGTATAAGCTATTTCAATTAAGCAAATAATTAAGTTCTgatttaaagaaactgaggaagattttttttctataatcctTGTAGTTTGTTGTTGCTCAGAAGCTGGAAGTGTAAGGTCAACATTGCACTGGGGGTGAAGATGGATTACAGTAGATCCATCCGTCAATCTCTACAGTCCTTTTTGTTCCACATTCCACTGGGAAACATCCTAAATGAAAGCACTGAGCCTCTTCTCAAAGCAGGCAAGATTGCTTACCTCTCTTGGCCATAAGTTTCTTAACTGACAAATGGTATTAGTACTGACTGACTTCTAGCAACCTACattgctcacctataaaatacCACCTCCTTTTCAGGTATgcaaattaaataccaaactcCCTTTCCAGGCCAACAGggtccccccctcccttttttggaTACTGGATAGCTTATGGCTATGTTATAACAGGGATCCCAAGAATCTCTCACTGTAAATCTCAATCCAAAGAATATTCTTAAGGACTGTTGCATTATTTCCACTAAGATTAGGCTCCCAAAAGTGTCCAGAATAACAGCTGCTCAGAAAACATGGCAAAGGAAAGTGAATCTTCGAGCCTATATCTAGCTGTTATTTCTGGCCTCTCTCTTATAAGCTCCCCTTTGATATCTATTAGTTACCAAGAGTCATCTCTCAAAAATAGTCATACCATTAAGCACAATATGGAACAAGACCTCCTCAAATCACAAGGTTTCTTAAGAATATGAATTTTCTAATGTTGAATAACTCTTGCCCTCTAATAACAGGCCTTCTCATATTTATATGTCCAAAAAGTTACTCTCCAGGATGACATGTTGAATCTTTGACGTTGAATGAGAACTGCCTTCTAgccaaaggccttcccacattcattgatTATATTCAtgatttctctccagtatgaattgtcTGATGTTGAATAAGTGCTACTTTCCATCGAAAGGCTAtatcacattcattacattcataaggtttctcaccagtatgaatcctctgatgtTGGTTGAGTTGTGCTCTTAAGCGGAATgacttcccacattcattacactcataaggtttctcaccagtgtgaattctctgatgtcgagTAAGATCTATCCACTGactgaaagccttcccacattcattacattcataaggcttctcaccagtatgaattctctgatggtgAGTAAGTCCTGCCCGCCAgctgaaagccttcccacattcattacattcataaggtttttcacCAGTATGAACTGTCTGATGATGAACAAGTACTGTCCTCTggctgaaagctttcccacattcattacatttaaaaggtttctcaccagtatgaattctctgatgtcgtATAAGCTGTGCTCTCAAGCGGAAGGCCttaccacattcattacattcatgaggtttctcaccagtatgaattgTCTGATGTTGAGTAAGTCCTGTCTTTTGcctaaaggccttcccacattcactacatttataaggtttctctccaacATGAATTCTACTATGCTGTTTAAGTAGTGGCCTATGACTGAAGGTCTTCCCACATACTTTACATTTATGCAGTTTTTCaacagtatgaattctctgatgatgAGTAAGTCCTATCTTTTGAACAAAAGCCTGCCCACatgcattacattcataaggcttctctccagtatgagttctttGATGTTGAGTAAGCTGTGATCTCAAtcggaaggccttcccacattcaataCATTGAAAAGGTTTCTCACCACTATGAATTGTCTGATGGTTATTAAGTCCTATCCTCTGGctaaaggcctttccacattcattacattcataaggtttctcaccagtatggattctctgatgtcgaGTAAGTCCTATCCACTGGCTGAAAGCTTtgccacattcactacattcataaggtttctcaccagtatgaatcctctgatgtTGAATAAGTCCTACCCTTTGActaaaggcctttccacattcattacattcataaggcttctcagctttatgaattttctgatgttgagTAAGCCCTATCCTCtggctgaaggccttcccacattcattacatttataaggtttctcaccagtatgtATTGTCTGATGTTTAGTAAGCCCTGCTTTCCacctgaaagcctttccacattcattacattcataaggcttctctccagtatgaattctataatgttttttaagattttgattttgagcaaaggcctttccacattcatcacatttaaAAGGTTTCTCACCAGCATGAATTCTCTTATGTTGAATAAGTCCTATCCTCTGaatgaaggcctttccacattcatcacATGCATAAGGTTTCTCACCGGTATGAATTCTCCTATGTTGAGTAAGTCCTATCTTCAGGCTAAAGGCTTTTCCAcagtcattacattcataaggtttctcactAGTGTGAATTTTCTGTTGTAGAGTAAGTCTTGTCCCTTGGCTGAAGGGCTTCCTATATTGAATACATTTGGAAAGCTTTTCTTTGCCATCATTTTTCTTAGGAAATATcttatttaaacatattttattactttttcttaAATCTGAATATGCTctgaagcattttttctttgtataactGTTACTGagactcttttctctcctttgttgtGGAAAAGTGATGACTGGCTCTAGACTGAAGCTTCTgcaatatttattatattcatgGTACTTCTTTTGAGTCATTTTTACTTGGTGAAAATGTTTTTCCCCATTGTTCCATTGTTTCTTTAACCTGCCATCACATTCCCAAGCTTCTTGAAATTTCAAAAAACAAGAACCATCCTTTGGGACTCTTTCCTGAGTTGATTCTTCCAAAGAAATACACAATTCCTGGATTGACTCATTGGTTTTGTGGTAAGGCTCCtgatctgaaaaaaatgaaaaaatgtaaatatattttgcttcatgAGCTTTACACACAGTcctgtcctccattttttcatcaagaaaaacCATTCCCTATTTTATGCCAAACTGCTACCCAGTTTCCAAGCAGATTTTGTCAAAGAAAGAGTTCTTACCCTACTGATGTATATTCTTAAGTTGATCTAATACCAGATTGATAGATGTTAatagatatatttctttttagATCTAATTTTTCTAGTTTATTCTACTAGACTAGATTTTAACCAATAtgagattatttttataattattgccTTTTCATATAATTCTAAGAACTTATAATGCCAGTGCCTCTTCATCCCTGCCTTTAtccattatttcctttaatatttttggCTTTCTGTTCTTCCATGAGAATCCTATTGTTTCATCAAAAATCTAGAAGTTATTCTTTTTGTAATATGATTGAAACAGCTTTAAATCTTTTAGATTATTTAGGTAGTAATGACTAGCGAACCTACAAATAAGATGTAATGTAGTAACAAAATGAAGAAGTAATCTGAAGATACAGACTGACCCAAACTAGGTaaacaaaaaatacatatatcagaagaggatacagaagaaaacaaggtatctgttattttatttaatatccaAATGCTAAGGTTGAGTTGTGATCTCATTGGTGGCTCCAGAAGGTACCTCCAACTAAAGATGTAAAGCTCTACCAATACCTGACTATTGTGTATGAATAATGTACATACATAAACTTCCATTAATTCACAACAAGGTGTTCAGCCAACAGGCTGGGGGCCAATGGATCACAATTATTCTAATTATCCTTCATGCTCACCACACAATcagctcattttccttttcaattttacaTTGATTACATCCTTCACTCTGGTTTTgactcataatttcttattggCGATATGTCACAGTCAGCTCACATTCACCCAGTTTATCAAAGACCACGTTATTCTGTGATTCAATCAAATAACATTGTAAGAATACTAGCattaaaaagatgggtctttgtttcaAGAGTAATGATAGAGTCATCAAACAAACTTTGTGATTACCTAAACACAATCTACCTAATTTTTGGCTTAATTCATAATCTATGTGCAGTATCTGTCATATATTAAGGCAAAGCAAGGCAAgacaacaaacattaagtgttcattatgtgttaggcattgtgctaagtgctagggacacacaagaaaagaaatagaaacaaaaagacagtctctgacgGGAAGGCTGCTACAtcctaatgagggaagacaatgcataaaggaaactaaaacctgggggctgctagatggcacagtggatagcacactgggcccagaatcaggaagccctgaattcaaatctggcctcagacacttactagatgtgtgaccctaggcaagtcacttacccctgtttgcctcagtttcctcatctgtaaaatgaggtaaaggaaatggcaaagcactccagtatctttgtgaagaaaaccccaaatgagatcatgaagagttggacatgactgaacaataacaaaaaaagttgGAGGGGTAGGGGGGAATTACCAAGGGAAATTCTAGAATGAGAAGGCATCTGAGTCATGGCAGTAAAGTCCTTAGTCAGAAGGCAGGAGGGCAATGCAGCATACACATGTTTTggacacatgcatatacatgtacatatatatttgtgtatatgtatatatacttctgAATGAGACCTATAGATTGTCTCTTTAAACCATAAGTCATAGCCTTGACAGCAGACATTTTTCTTCCACTTAGATTTCACTGTATCCATAGTAAGGTCAAACTCTTTTAAGTGGTTATTGATCTCATTCAAGAGATTACAAAATGCTCTGGGGTTAAACAAAACCAGCATGGTAACATCTGATAACATCTGAAGGGCTTCACCTTCTTCCACTGATACCCTTTGCTCAAGCTCCTCCACAATAGTAGCTAGCTCCTTCAGTAAGCATCCATCTCCTGCTTTTGTATCTAGTTTGATATTAGGAATCAAAGGGTCTTTAAACAAGCTTTTCTTTGTTGTTCTACCTTTAAAGGATTACAGTTTTTGTGTATGTCTGGAGATCTTCCAGTACAGGCTATGTGATCACTTGTTGGTCATGCTGTAGGGAGACTTCTTTTCgggtatgagttggactaaaCAAGCACTGAAATCACTTCTGACTCAAATGGAGGAGAGTTTATCATGTGCCATTTTGTTCTACTGAGGAAACTGATCTTTCATTGTCAAGAAAAAATAAGAGCTTGAAGGGTCCTCTGaagtcacctagttcaacccctcattttagtttatcttaatttcattttaaatattttgaaattaaacACAAAAATCATATATGTGAACATAAAAAAGCATTGTATATGAAAGCATGAATCTCCATTTCTGACATGTCTTATTTCATATaatactttcatttaaaaatatttattatctttttaaaatttttttatttttagtttcaacactcagttccacaagtttttgagctccaaattttctccccctccccccccaagatggcatgtaatctgatatagattctacaaatatcttcacattaaacttatttacacaatagtcaggctgtaaagaaaaatgataaccaatggaatgaaccatgacaaagaagaaacaaagccaaaacaagaagaaaaaaaagagagcaaatagtttgcctcaatctgcattcagactctgtaattatttctctggatgtggatacctttttccatcatgagtcttctggagctatcttagaaccttgtatagctgagaagagccaagtctatcaaagttagtcatcagagatatcgtatatctgtaatcatgtataatgttctcctggttctgctcccctcactcagcatcagatcatgtaagtctttccaggttattatgaagtctgtctgctcttcatttcttatagcacaatagtattctattacattcatatatcacaacttgtttagccatttcccaattgataggtatcctcttgattttcaattctttgccactacataaagagctgctataaatatttttgtacatacgggttaTCTTTTTTTCTACCACCAAAATTTCTTCCAGTATCTCTCTCCGTTTCTCTTTCCAGAGCCATTCcacataacaaatagtatttttaaagaaaaaagagaaagaaaaaaaatcagcaaaaccaatcaatacatcaaaaagtctgaaaatatatacagtgttccacacccatggacCTTTCAtttctgcaaaggagtggggaagggagggtcaCTTCTTAATAGATTTTCTTTGGGACCATGCTTATTCTTCATAATTTTGCAAGTcacttttgaatttttctttttgtggttctttccacTTATTTTGTTGCAGTTACTGTGTGTATggttttcttggctcttcttaactctgcatcagttcatgtagttctttccaagcttttctgtatttatcacataCATCATTATTTACAGTACAGTATATTCCATTACACtgatgtaccacaatttatttaccCAATTCTCCAATCACTGAGCAttgattttgtttccagt from Trichosurus vulpecula isolate mTriVul1 chromosome 1, mTriVul1.pri, whole genome shotgun sequence includes:
- the LOC118834347 gene encoding zinc finger protein 260-like: MASAHQESVTFQDVAVDFSREEWGRLAAPQKELYREVMLENYGNLVCLGLTVSKPDVIYRLEHRCVPWMPEGGGLRNSYSDQEPYHKTNESIQELCISLEESTQERVPKDGSCFLKFQEAWECDGRLKKQWNNGEKHFHQVKMTQKKYHEYNKYCRSFSLEPVITFPQQRREKSLSNSYTKKKCFRAYSDLRKSNKICLNKIFPKKNDGKEKLSKCIQYRKPFSQGTRLTLQQKIHTSEKPYECNDCGKAFSLKIGLTQHRRIHTGEKPYACDECGKAFIQRIGLIQHKRIHAGEKPFKCDECGKAFAQNQNLKKHYRIHTGEKPYECNECGKAFRWKAGLTKHQTIHTGEKPYKCNECGKAFSQRIGLTQHQKIHKAEKPYECNECGKAFSQRVGLIQHQRIHTGEKPYECSECGKAFSQWIGLTRHQRIHTGEKPYECNECGKAFSQRIGLNNHQTIHSGEKPFQCIECGKAFRLRSQLTQHQRTHTGEKPYECNACGQAFVQKIGLTHHQRIHTVEKLHKCKVCGKTFSHRPLLKQHSRIHVGEKPYKCSECGKAFRQKTGLTQHQTIHTGEKPHECNECGKAFRLRAQLIRHQRIHTGEKPFKCNECGKAFSQRTVLVHHQTVHTGEKPYECNECGKAFSWRAGLTHHQRIHTGEKPYECNECGKAFSQWIDLTRHQRIHTGEKPYECNECGKSFRLRAQLNQHQRIHTGEKPYECNECDIAFRWKVALIQHQTIHTGEKS